One window from the genome of Alkalihalobacillus sp. LMS6 encodes:
- a CDS encoding AraC family transcriptional regulator, translated as MDDKSSFIRGSHSFTFQFLPETGLLSLWNIGWEVRTDPSYYWDGRTRLVDHNTLIFQYTISGKGILEINNQTYTINQHEAFIISVPGNHRYYYPKDATEPWEFIYIALQGPTVEDISTRLTKETGPIVELSPDSYLIRSLFSIYNETKADRLRDPYQAAAHGYQFLLECFRTLHTNTPKGDSYYYQQAFAYIESNFHKQISLDDVAEQIGVSRYSLTRLFKKQTGATPMEFVRELRIRKACAMLIHTSRPIKDISCEVGFLDVNYFHKVFKRYTGSNASFFRKKGDFSQIYLRKTKGE; from the coding sequence TTGGATGATAAATCGTCCTTTATTAGAGGTTCGCATTCGTTCACGTTTCAGTTTTTACCTGAAACCGGCTTGCTTAGCTTATGGAACATTGGTTGGGAAGTAAGAACAGACCCTTCTTACTATTGGGATGGTCGGACTAGACTTGTGGATCATAACACATTAATTTTCCAATACACGATTTCAGGAAAAGGGATCTTAGAAATCAATAATCAAACCTATACGATTAATCAGCATGAAGCATTTATTATTTCCGTTCCTGGTAATCATCGCTACTATTATCCAAAAGATGCGACAGAACCGTGGGAGTTTATTTATATTGCATTACAAGGACCGACTGTAGAAGATATCTCGACACGTTTAACGAAAGAAACCGGACCTATTGTCGAACTATCTCCGGACTCCTATTTAATTCGTTCGCTTTTTTCCATTTACAATGAAACGAAAGCCGACCGACTTCGAGACCCTTATCAAGCCGCAGCACATGGCTATCAATTTTTACTCGAATGTTTTCGGACACTGCACACGAATACACCAAAAGGAGACTCTTATTATTATCAACAAGCTTTCGCATACATCGAATCAAATTTTCATAAACAAATTTCGTTAGACGATGTTGCGGAACAAATTGGGGTATCACGTTATAGCCTCACACGATTATTTAAAAAACAAACGGGCGCTACGCCGATGGAATTCGTTCGTGAACTTCGTATTCGTAAAGCGTGTGCAATGTTAATTCATACAAGTCGCCCTATTAAAGACATTTCATGTGAAGTCGGCTTCCTTGACGTAAATTATTTTCATAAAGTATTTAAACGTTACACTGGATCCAATGCTAGCTTTTTCCGAAAAAAAGGAGACTTCTCGCAAATTTATTTACGGAAAACCAAAGGAGAGTAA
- a CDS encoding acyltransferase family protein has translation MDKRIHWIDAAKGLGIILVVMSHAPINPELKAFLFAFHMPLFFYLSGAVFKPSKQSFGSFIKKKARGLLFPYFLFSAMTYITWFFIFRHLSFTPGENVDPLNPFTGIFLSTPENYQLTYNPAIWFLTCLFLVELLFFFYHRVSRGKWIGLFLMTAAGLGYASTFLSFSLPWNGFVALTAVVFYGLGFLTKHLWKTFSWKVVIPLSSALFTLMYFIQSVNERIDMRGNILGEPYVFYPAALLGMIAFLFFIQKVQHSRWLLFLGSNSIVILLVHMPLLNTVRALMHYGFGVNLDTANTLPWTFLFTGLTLALTIPFIYFFNNHPWFLGKKQPKAKKEKRPSPRVSFHEKAVP, from the coding sequence ATGGACAAACGGATTCATTGGATTGATGCAGCGAAAGGCCTTGGAATTATTCTCGTTGTGATGAGTCACGCGCCTATAAACCCAGAACTAAAGGCTTTTCTATTTGCTTTTCATATGCCATTATTCTTTTATTTATCAGGAGCTGTTTTTAAACCAAGCAAACAATCATTCGGATCATTTATAAAGAAAAAGGCAAGGGGACTCTTGTTTCCATACTTCCTTTTCTCTGCAATGACGTATATAACGTGGTTTTTCATCTTTCGTCACTTGTCGTTTACACCTGGCGAAAATGTCGATCCTTTAAATCCTTTCACAGGGATCTTCTTATCAACACCTGAAAATTATCAATTAACCTACAATCCTGCCATTTGGTTTCTCACATGTTTATTTCTTGTTGAGCTCTTATTCTTTTTCTATCATCGTGTCAGCCGGGGCAAGTGGATTGGACTATTTTTAATGACAGCAGCAGGGTTAGGCTATGCTTCTACCTTCCTTAGTTTTTCACTGCCGTGGAATGGTTTTGTCGCCCTTACAGCGGTTGTCTTTTATGGATTAGGATTTTTAACGAAGCACTTGTGGAAAACTTTTTCTTGGAAAGTGGTAATCCCACTATCCTCTGCCCTGTTTACACTTATGTACTTCATTCAATCTGTTAATGAGCGAATTGATATGCGCGGGAATATACTTGGTGAACCATACGTGTTTTACCCAGCCGCACTACTAGGGATGATTGCCTTTCTATTCTTTATCCAAAAGGTGCAGCACTCAAGGTGGTTATTATTTTTAGGTTCTAATTCGATCGTCATCTTACTCGTGCATATGCCTCTACTGAATACGGTTCGTGCTTTGATGCACTACGGCTTTGGTGTAAATCTAGATACTGCAAACACATTGCCTTGGACGTTTCTATTTACAGGCTTAACACTTGCCTTAACCATCCCGTTTATTTATTTCTTTAATAACCATCCATGGTTTCTCGGTAAAAAACAGCCTAAAGCTAAAAAAGAGAAGCGACCGTCTCCAAGGGTTTCTTTTCACGAAAAAGCCGTACCTTAA
- the tenA gene encoding thiaminase II gives MSFTQRIRKHADAVWTASHNHPFVQGIGHGTLPKEAFQHWLKQDYKYLIEYAKVMAMGTVLAPDLKTMSGFATALDETLNTEMELHRSYAERLGVSREELEATVPGPVTLAYSSAMLAEAQKGSLAELIASILPCAWSYYEIGLELAKIPGALDHEYYGEWVRMYSSDEFGQIADWLIETLDALAESKSEEELNRLEAIFMNTSRYEYMFWEMGYKQESWPVE, from the coding sequence ATGTCATTTACGCAACGAATTCGTAAACACGCGGATGCTGTATGGACGGCTAGCCATAACCATCCTTTCGTCCAAGGAATTGGTCACGGTACATTGCCCAAAGAAGCGTTTCAACATTGGTTGAAACAAGATTATAAGTATTTAATTGAGTATGCGAAAGTCATGGCGATGGGTACGGTGCTAGCCCCTGATCTAAAGACCATGTCCGGTTTTGCAACCGCATTAGATGAAACGCTGAATACGGAAATGGAACTACACCGTTCATATGCTGAGCGACTTGGCGTTAGTCGCGAGGAGCTAGAAGCTACAGTTCCTGGACCTGTTACATTAGCATATAGCAGCGCGATGCTAGCTGAAGCCCAAAAAGGATCGTTAGCAGAGCTGATTGCCTCTATCTTACCTTGCGCGTGGAGTTATTACGAAATCGGTCTTGAGCTGGCAAAAATTCCAGGCGCCTTAGATCATGAATATTATGGAGAATGGGTGCGCATGTATTCTTCGGATGAATTTGGTCAAATTGCAGACTGGCTTATTGAGACACTAGACGCCCTTGCTGAGTCTAAGTCAGAAGAAGAGCTTAATCGCTTAGAAGCAATCTTTATGAATACAAGTCGCTATGAGTATATGTTTTGGGAGATGGGGTATAAACAAGAGAGTTGGCCAGTTGAATAA
- a CDS encoding SDR family NAD(P)-dependent oxidoreductase, protein MVFANDALQDKHILVTGATGGIGAATAKTLTKLGAKVTVTGRNEEKLNALQKEYQDILIVPADLNVEDERNQLVEKAIEKHGPIFGLVNSAGMSGGAIVEELDEETMTSIMHTNFTSLILLTQKVYQSMKQEQEGAVVNVSSLSGLRGTYGNSAYAGSKFALIGFTQSFALEAIENQVRVNAVCPGFVNTEMGKGAIERKAKQNKRSYEEQLNEVEQNLPSGRITEPEEVANTIVYLLTDAAKNIVGESVKISGGSVMR, encoded by the coding sequence ATGGTTTTTGCAAATGACGCGTTACAGGACAAACACATCTTGGTGACAGGAGCCACTGGTGGTATTGGTGCAGCAACGGCTAAAACACTGACTAAACTAGGCGCTAAAGTAACAGTTACCGGGCGAAACGAAGAGAAATTAAACGCACTACAAAAAGAATATCAAGACATTTTAATCGTTCCAGCAGATTTAAATGTGGAAGATGAGCGAAATCAACTCGTTGAAAAAGCGATTGAGAAACATGGCCCGATTTTTGGACTGGTGAATTCTGCTGGAATGAGCGGTGGAGCGATTGTGGAAGAGTTGGACGAAGAGACGATGACAAGCATCATGCATACAAACTTCACCTCTCTTATTCTTTTAACCCAGAAAGTGTATCAATCGATGAAACAAGAGCAAGAAGGAGCGGTTGTGAATGTATCGTCGCTGTCTGGTTTAAGAGGAACGTATGGAAATTCCGCTTATGCAGGTAGTAAATTTGCCTTAATTGGGTTCACGCAATCATTTGCCTTAGAAGCGATTGAAAATCAAGTGCGCGTCAATGCGGTTTGTCCAGGTTTTGTTAATACAGAGATGGGCAAAGGTGCAATTGAACGAAAAGCGAAGCAAAACAAGCGCTCCTATGAGGAACAATTAAATGAAGTTGAACAAAATTTGCCGTCTGGTCGAATTACAGAACCTGAAGAAGTAGCCAATACGATTGTTTATCTCTTAACCGATGCAGCCAAAAATATCGTAGGGGAGTCTGTGAAAATTTCTGGCGGGAGCGTTATGCGCTAA
- a CDS encoding thiolase family protein has translation MTKGNDVYIVEAVRTPIGKIGGSLAQHYDDQLLAHALESLVKRVDGKVDAVDEVIVGQGKQSTDSPNVARIGLLKAGWSEAIPAYTIHRQCGSGLQAVNSGAQQIMSQLADVVVAGGVESMSTAPYYLRGARFGLGAGNGVLLDPNTESQPRSQPKEQYGEFTMGFTAETLAEKYKISREDQDRFAYSSQKKAAHAIEEERFQSQIAPVEVKQKKHTLLFSDDEHPRLAPIEKLATLQPVFKTGGTVTAGNSSGRNDGAAAILLTSQTGLTQLSVKPRAKIIAQAAAGVSPKEMGLGPVPATAKALKQVGLTFKDIDVIELNEAFSAQALAVLQEWGMDMDDERLNPNGGAIALGHPIGASGAILLTKALYELERRQGTYALITLCIAGGLGISTIIERVS, from the coding sequence ATGACGAAAGGTAATGACGTCTACATTGTCGAAGCTGTTCGAACCCCTATTGGAAAAATAGGCGGTTCACTAGCCCAGCATTATGATGATCAACTGTTGGCCCACGCGCTTGAATCGCTCGTAAAAAGAGTCGATGGAAAGGTAGATGCCGTCGATGAAGTCATTGTCGGTCAAGGAAAACAAAGTACTGATTCGCCGAATGTAGCAAGGATAGGGCTGTTAAAGGCAGGTTGGTCAGAAGCCATTCCTGCTTATACGATTCACAGGCAGTGTGGGTCGGGGCTTCAAGCAGTAAATAGTGGGGCCCAGCAAATTATGAGTCAGCTTGCAGATGTTGTTGTTGCTGGCGGGGTTGAAAGTATGAGTACAGCTCCATACTATCTGCGTGGTGCTCGTTTCGGGTTAGGAGCAGGCAATGGTGTATTGCTCGATCCAAACACGGAGAGTCAACCACGTTCACAACCGAAAGAGCAATACGGTGAATTTACGATGGGCTTTACTGCAGAAACCTTAGCAGAAAAATATAAAATTAGCCGTGAGGATCAGGACCGGTTTGCGTATTCTAGTCAAAAAAAAGCAGCCCATGCGATTGAAGAAGAACGGTTTCAGTCTCAGATTGCGCCTGTTGAAGTAAAGCAAAAGAAACACACACTTCTTTTTTCAGACGATGAACATCCTCGCCTAGCACCGATTGAGAAATTGGCAACCTTACAGCCTGTTTTCAAAACAGGTGGCACAGTAACGGCTGGGAATAGCTCAGGTCGTAACGATGGAGCTGCTGCGATTTTGTTAACTTCACAGACAGGGTTAACGCAATTATCAGTCAAGCCAAGAGCGAAAATTATCGCACAAGCGGCGGCTGGCGTCTCTCCAAAAGAGATGGGACTTGGTCCTGTTCCAGCAACAGCTAAAGCCTTGAAGCAGGTAGGCTTAACGTTTAAAGACATAGATGTAATCGAATTAAATGAAGCATTTTCAGCGCAAGCCCTTGCTGTTTTACAAGAGTGGGGAATGGATATGGATGATGAGCGATTAAACCCAAATGGGGGAGCCATTGCTTTAGGTCATCCAATTGGAGCTTCGGGGGCAATTTTGTTAACAAAAGCTCTATATGAATTAGAGAGAAGACAAGGGACTTATGCGCTCATTACCCTCTGTATCGCTGGAGGGCTAGGAATAAGCACCATTATCGAGAGAGTTTCCTAA
- a CDS encoding 3-hydroxyacyl-CoA dehydrogenase family protein produces the protein MKQVTIVGAGVMGRSIAYTAVQHGFLVIITDQSEQALTNAEQFIATEAEKALRRGKIVEDDVHRITQRVTYTVSLEEACKNADLVIEAVLEDIALKIKLFQQFDRLCKQDAILATNTSTMSPTEIAAQTERPEKCIAMHFFNPAHKMKLVEIIRGLDTSDETFEQVKQVAETLNKETVEVNEFPGFVTSRMNGLIGNEAMNLVMEGVASVEDVDKAMKFGLNHPMGPLELADLVGLDTRLRNMTYLYETLGETYRPCPLLVKYVKAGRLGRKSGRGFYTYDER, from the coding sequence ATGAAACAAGTAACAATTGTTGGTGCAGGTGTTATGGGCAGAAGTATTGCTTATACTGCCGTTCAACATGGATTTCTCGTTATTATCACAGATCAATCAGAACAAGCGTTGACGAATGCGGAACAATTTATCGCGACTGAAGCGGAGAAAGCCTTGCGGCGAGGGAAGATTGTAGAAGACGATGTACATCGAATCACCCAGCGTGTCACGTATACGGTATCGTTAGAAGAAGCATGCAAGAATGCCGATCTCGTGATTGAAGCCGTTCTTGAAGATATCGCATTAAAAATAAAGCTCTTTCAACAATTTGATCGACTTTGCAAACAAGATGCGATTCTTGCAACAAATACTTCAACGATGAGCCCAACAGAAATAGCCGCACAAACCGAGCGTCCAGAAAAATGCATTGCCATGCACTTCTTTAATCCTGCTCACAAAATGAAACTCGTCGAAATTATACGAGGTCTGGATACATCAGACGAGACGTTTGAGCAAGTGAAACAAGTGGCAGAAACGCTAAACAAAGAAACGGTTGAAGTGAATGAATTTCCAGGTTTTGTGACGAGTCGAATGAATGGACTAATCGGAAACGAAGCAATGAATCTTGTCATGGAAGGCGTTGCGTCTGTTGAAGATGTGGATAAAGCGATGAAATTCGGGTTAAACCACCCAATGGGACCATTAGAATTAGCGGATCTAGTCGGACTCGATACACGCTTGCGGAATATGACTTATTTATATGAAACGCTTGGGGAAACGTATCGTCCCTGTCCTCTTCTCGTCAAGTACGTGAAAGCAGGAAGGCTTGGCCGAAAGTCTGGAAGGGGGTTTTATACGTATGACGAAAGGTAA
- a CDS encoding acetate--CoA ligase family protein, producing MPNKEMIDTSKSSGFLTEFEGGQLLREYGFPLPSSVLAKTSSEAVQAGNEIGYPLVLKGMSREITHKTEAGIVKVGVQNSTQLHEAYKQIELNAKTYDANVVLDGVLIQALAQGEIELLIGVKQDPVFGHQLMIGMGGTLVELLKDYSMRMLPVTEEEVDDMVQELKGYELLAGYRQQAGIPFQQLKNICLAINRLVADYPNLEELDLNPVKFTAHKGTICDVRIRFGAKLDVQHVPQSRDGVQQMLNPQSIAVIGASTDEKKNGGRLFRYIVENGYKGELYPVNPKADSIKGYKAYPSLTAIHEQVDLACIIVAASFVPDVMRQCIEKKIKAAIIYSSGFAEIGEKGEQLQEEVLALARQGGIRLLGPNSIGIASPDLHVYTAFGAALESNVKRGGSVAFISQSGAMGSALLSRAWEQGAGFSRWISVANEADLSIADFIEELAEDEQTSVITAFMEGLKNRPAFEEAAKKAADANKPVLIYKTGKSDVGKRAVQSHTGSIAGDDDVYDSFFKKHGILRVQQIDDLIDVSRALAIQPLAKGNRIGIMTASGGACSVIADLCAQKHLEVPTLSQSMEEIRSLIPVFGSPQNPVDVTAEVIAKPEMFKQVLKALAEDPDIDAVIVMLTTNADPGATVIAQAILDVFESTNKPIVVGRLGADMIAPQAMALYQKHQFPVYPTPERVVNVMRYVVERGLVEEKRRNSK from the coding sequence GTGCCAAATAAGGAAATGATTGATACAAGTAAAAGCAGTGGATTTTTAACGGAGTTTGAAGGAGGGCAATTGTTAAGGGAGTATGGGTTTCCACTCCCTTCTTCTGTTTTAGCAAAGACCTCTTCAGAGGCAGTCCAAGCAGGAAATGAAATTGGCTACCCACTTGTACTGAAAGGGATGTCTAGAGAGATTACGCATAAAACAGAAGCAGGAATTGTGAAAGTGGGTGTTCAAAATTCAACTCAACTCCATGAAGCGTATAAGCAGATTGAGCTTAATGCAAAGACATATGATGCAAACGTAGTTCTTGATGGTGTACTGATCCAAGCACTTGCACAAGGGGAAATCGAATTATTAATTGGTGTGAAGCAGGATCCTGTTTTTGGTCATCAATTAATGATTGGTATGGGGGGCACCCTCGTTGAATTATTAAAAGACTATTCCATGCGGATGTTGCCTGTTACGGAAGAAGAGGTTGACGACATGGTGCAAGAGTTAAAGGGCTATGAATTGTTAGCTGGTTATCGACAACAAGCGGGCATTCCATTTCAGCAGTTAAAGAACATTTGTTTAGCGATTAATCGGCTCGTAGCGGATTATCCAAACTTAGAAGAATTGGATTTGAATCCCGTAAAGTTTACAGCACATAAGGGTACAATTTGTGATGTTCGCATTCGCTTTGGGGCCAAACTAGATGTTCAACATGTACCGCAGTCTCGCGATGGTGTACAACAAATGCTTAATCCTCAATCAATTGCAGTGATCGGTGCTTCAACAGATGAAAAGAAAAATGGAGGACGATTATTCCGCTACATTGTGGAAAATGGATATAAAGGTGAACTTTATCCAGTGAACCCGAAAGCAGACTCAATTAAAGGGTATAAAGCCTATCCATCATTAACGGCAATTCATGAACAAGTTGATTTAGCTTGTATCATTGTTGCAGCCTCGTTTGTACCAGACGTTATGAGACAATGTATAGAAAAAAAGATAAAAGCAGCGATTATTTATTCTTCTGGTTTTGCAGAGATAGGTGAAAAAGGCGAGCAGCTGCAAGAAGAGGTTCTTGCTCTTGCTAGACAGGGAGGCATCCGTCTACTCGGGCCTAATTCAATTGGCATTGCAAGTCCTGATCTTCACGTCTACACAGCTTTTGGTGCTGCATTGGAATCAAATGTAAAGCGTGGGGGAAGTGTCGCCTTTATATCGCAAAGTGGGGCGATGGGGAGTGCATTGTTAAGCCGTGCTTGGGAGCAAGGGGCAGGGTTTAGTCGATGGATTAGTGTTGCGAATGAAGCCGATTTGTCTATAGCCGATTTTATTGAAGAATTAGCAGAGGATGAACAAACTTCAGTCATTACGGCTTTTATGGAAGGATTGAAAAATCGACCTGCGTTTGAAGAAGCTGCTAAGAAGGCGGCCGATGCCAACAAACCAGTATTAATCTACAAAACGGGGAAATCGGACGTAGGGAAACGGGCAGTGCAATCTCATACTGGTTCGATTGCTGGAGATGACGATGTGTATGACTCCTTTTTTAAGAAGCATGGCATTCTTCGTGTGCAGCAAATTGATGATTTGATCGATGTGTCTCGTGCGCTTGCTATTCAGCCTCTAGCGAAAGGGAATCGAATTGGCATTATGACCGCTTCTGGTGGGGCATGTAGCGTGATTGCAGATTTATGTGCGCAAAAGCATCTAGAAGTACCGACCTTAAGCCAATCAATGGAAGAAATTCGTTCGTTAATCCCTGTTTTCGGGTCTCCGCAAAATCCAGTTGATGTGACTGCTGAGGTCATTGCGAAACCAGAGATGTTTAAACAAGTATTGAAAGCGCTAGCAGAAGATCCTGACATTGATGCCGTGATTGTGATGTTAACAACGAATGCCGATCCAGGTGCAACCGTCATTGCACAAGCCATCCTAGATGTATTTGAATCAACCAATAAACCGATTGTCGTTGGCCGACTGGGTGCAGACATGATCGCCCCTCAGGCAATGGCGCTTTATCAAAAACATCAATTTCCCGTTTATCCCACACCAGAGCGAGTTGTAAACGTAATGCGCTATGTCGTAGAACGTGGCTTGGTTGAAGAGAAACGGAGGAATAGCAAATGA
- a CDS encoding acyl-CoA dehydrogenase family protein, with product MMDFKLTEDQMELQKWAKNFAKEKFAEKAYTWVHNHEVPWENAKALADHGLMGMNLPVEDGGQGMGLMESIIVMEEVAKVCPSTADMLQVGNFGAIKQLAAYGSPELKKRVLPGILAGEKLISVAMSEPNAGSATTDLQTKAEVKGDKVIINGSKVFNTHGPHNSYYVVWVRFGDDVKSSGAILVERDAPGFTVGKTETHMSGEEHCALYFEDCEVDVDNILIPDNGFKRLFSTFNIERMGNTARSLALAQAAFDLAVEHAKERKQFGRPLAEFQGIQWKVAEMKMKLEAGRLLLYRAATNADEGEVSPLDASMAKSFINTSAFEVAHEAVQIFGGYGYSTDYPLEYIFRRVRGWMIAGGTPEMLKNKIAEEVFGMRFSQRNKQSGGEKVGAK from the coding sequence ATGATGGATTTTAAATTAACAGAAGATCAAATGGAATTGCAAAAATGGGCGAAAAACTTTGCAAAAGAGAAGTTTGCTGAAAAAGCGTATACGTGGGTACACAATCATGAAGTCCCTTGGGAAAATGCTAAGGCACTAGCCGATCACGGCTTAATGGGCATGAATTTACCTGTTGAAGACGGTGGTCAAGGCATGGGCTTAATGGAGTCAATCATTGTGATGGAAGAAGTGGCGAAAGTATGCCCAAGCACCGCTGATATGTTACAAGTTGGAAATTTTGGAGCGATTAAACAGTTGGCTGCGTATGGGTCGCCGGAATTAAAAAAACGAGTGTTGCCTGGCATCTTGGCTGGTGAGAAACTCATTTCTGTTGCGATGTCAGAACCGAATGCAGGTTCAGCTACAACGGATCTACAAACAAAAGCAGAAGTAAAAGGGGATAAAGTCATCATCAATGGTTCAAAAGTGTTTAATACCCACGGTCCGCATAATAGCTATTATGTCGTATGGGTGCGCTTTGGGGATGATGTAAAAAGTTCTGGTGCTATTCTAGTTGAACGGGATGCCCCTGGTTTCACTGTAGGTAAAACGGAAACGCATATGTCTGGAGAGGAGCACTGTGCGCTGTATTTTGAAGACTGTGAAGTCGATGTTGACAATATTTTAATTCCAGACAATGGTTTTAAACGTTTGTTTTCAACCTTTAATATCGAACGAATGGGCAATACTGCTCGCTCGCTCGCATTAGCGCAAGCGGCGTTTGACTTAGCAGTTGAACATGCGAAAGAGCGAAAGCAGTTTGGACGTCCACTTGCTGAATTTCAAGGGATTCAGTGGAAAGTGGCTGAAATGAAAATGAAGCTTGAGGCGGGGCGTTTGCTTTTATATCGTGCAGCGACAAATGCTGATGAAGGAGAGGTTAGTCCTCTTGACGCTTCAATGGCAAAATCGTTCATTAACACATCGGCTTTTGAAGTCGCTCATGAAGCGGTACAAATTTTTGGAGGGTATGGCTATTCAACAGACTATCCACTTGAGTATATTTTCCGTCGGGTACGTGGCTGGATGATTGCGGGTGGTACACCAGAAATGCTGAAAAATAAAATTGCTGAAGAAGTGTTTGGCATGCGCTTCAGTCAACGAAATAAGCAATCTGGAGGTGAGAAAGTCGGTGCCAAATAA
- a CDS encoding Gfo/Idh/MocA family protein: MMRVAVLGLNHGYKFASQMVQSDRVKLVAVAGNDEQSIQRANELGVPIYSDYKQLLQTNQLDGAIITLPNQLHLEAVDACAKLGIHVLVEKPIAPTIEEGRAMIDLCKSHHVHLLVGHHRRLAKNVLEMRRLIRDGAIGELVAVTMTCALCKDKAYFNESWRVEKGGGPLLINSIHDIDTLRFVTGKEVTNVYAASRNRIRGNQVEDSASILLELEDGATVTYFITDGIPAPWAYDLNLNENDRFYHHEADCYAFFGTEGSISFPSMEHYSYSEDAYGWAHPLQKQTHSVKKNDPFFAEWNHFLDVIENDVQPIITGEDALATLEVLLTIQQSAALKQTIALKNKTYVQE; this comes from the coding sequence ATGATGCGAGTCGCTGTTCTTGGATTAAATCACGGCTATAAGTTTGCTAGTCAAATGGTTCAATCAGACCGGGTGAAGCTCGTGGCGGTAGCTGGCAACGATGAGCAATCGATTCAGAGAGCAAATGAGCTTGGGGTGCCGATCTATTCAGACTATAAGCAGCTTCTACAAACAAATCAGCTCGATGGTGCAATTATTACATTGCCAAATCAGCTCCATCTTGAAGCAGTTGATGCGTGTGCAAAGCTCGGTATTCATGTGCTTGTTGAAAAACCTATTGCTCCAACGATAGAAGAGGGAAGGGCGATGATCGATCTATGCAAGAGTCATCACGTTCATTTGCTCGTCGGTCACCATCGTCGCTTAGCTAAAAATGTTCTTGAAATGCGCAGATTGATAAGAGATGGAGCAATTGGAGAACTTGTGGCTGTGACGATGACGTGTGCGTTATGCAAAGATAAAGCGTACTTCAATGAGTCGTGGCGAGTCGAAAAGGGTGGTGGACCGCTATTAATTAACAGCATTCATGATATCGATACGCTCCGTTTTGTTACTGGAAAAGAAGTGACGAATGTGTATGCTGCTAGTCGCAATCGGATTAGAGGCAATCAAGTTGAGGATTCAGCCTCCATCTTACTGGAACTTGAAGACGGAGCAACTGTGACCTATTTTATTACAGATGGAATTCCGGCTCCTTGGGCGTACGATCTCAATTTGAACGAAAATGATCGCTTTTACCATCACGAAGCTGACTGTTACGCATTTTTCGGCACAGAAGGAAGCATTTCTTTTCCAAGCATGGAACACTATTCGTATAGTGAGGATGCATATGGGTGGGCCCATCCATTACAAAAACAGACGCATTCCGTTAAGAAAAATGATCCCTTCTTTGCGGAGTGGAATCATTTCTTAGACGTGATTGAAAACGACGTCCAGCCGATCATAACAGGTGAAGATGCGTTAGCAACATTGGAGGTCTTGCTGACGATTCAGCAATCTGCTGCGTTAAAACAAACCATAGCTTTGAAAAATAAAACATATGTTCAAGAATAG